One window of the Burkholderia ubonensis subsp. mesacidophila genome contains the following:
- a CDS encoding isocitrate lyase/PEP mutase family protein: MHFARLHHQAEPLLLANVWDVASARAAKAAGYAAIGTSSAAIADMLGYADGEGLSFAELQALVARLRAATDLPLTVDVEAGYGETAETVVANLRELAAMGVVGVNLEDSVVRNGQRTLVDAEAFARRLRDIHAGLKAAGVELFVNVRTDTFLLGVANAREETLARGRRYAACGADGLFVPCVTDDADIAAIVAGVSLPLNVMCMPNLPSFERLAALGVKRISMGNFLHGRVKQTLQQLFTAVRDEQSFRVLFDHAGH; the protein is encoded by the coding sequence ATGCACTTTGCCCGACTGCACCATCAAGCCGAACCGCTGCTGCTCGCCAACGTCTGGGATGTCGCAAGCGCCCGCGCAGCGAAAGCTGCGGGCTATGCCGCCATCGGCACGTCCAGCGCGGCCATCGCCGATATGCTGGGCTATGCCGACGGCGAGGGTCTGAGTTTTGCCGAGCTGCAAGCCCTGGTCGCGCGTTTGCGCGCGGCAACCGACCTGCCGCTGACCGTCGACGTGGAAGCTGGCTATGGCGAGACGGCCGAGACGGTAGTCGCCAACCTGCGCGAGCTGGCTGCCATGGGGGTGGTCGGTGTCAATCTGGAGGACAGCGTGGTGCGCAACGGCCAGCGCACATTGGTGGACGCTGAAGCCTTCGCCCGGCGTCTGCGCGACATCCACGCCGGCTTGAAGGCAGCCGGCGTGGAATTGTTCGTCAATGTGCGCACCGATACCTTCCTGCTGGGCGTGGCGAATGCTCGTGAGGAGACCCTCGCCCGCGGCCGGCGTTATGCCGCCTGCGGCGCCGACGGCCTGTTCGTGCCCTGTGTGACCGACGACGCGGATATCGCCGCCATCGTGGCGGGCGTGTCCTTGCCGTTGAACGTGATGTGCATGCCGAATCTGCCGTCGTTCGAGCGCCTCGCCGCGCTGGGCGTCAAGCGCATCAGCATGGGCAATTTCCTGCACGGGCGCGTGAAGCAGACCCTGCAGCAACTCTTCACCGCCGTGCGCGACGAACAATCCTTCCGGGTGCTATTCGACCATGCTGGTCACTGA
- a CDS encoding bifunctional transcriptional activator/DNA repair enzyme AdaA: MLVTDVRQIDAYYRALVERAADHVGIFYVAVKTTGVFCIATCRARKPKRENVVFYTGFKEALDAGYRPCKVCKPTENANAAPPDVAEAIAWVRQHPKERLSDGRLRERGVSPERIRRWFQQHYGMSFQAFQRALRINTALEELKTGRRATDAALDSGYDSLSGFGYTCKKLTGGAPTAAAQVILIHRFTTPLGPMFVCATERGVCLLEFVDRRMLETEFEDLQRRLQARILAGENSHTRQAEREIGEYFAGKRQRFELALDTPGSGFQQSVWQALQAIPYGSTASYSEQAERLGKPQTVRAVAGANGANRVAIVVPCHRVVGKNGALTGYGGGLARKQWLLEHERRHASGG, translated from the coding sequence ATGCTGGTCACTGATGTCCGACAAATCGACGCCTACTACCGCGCGCTGGTCGAGCGCGCGGCGGACCATGTCGGCATCTTCTACGTCGCGGTGAAGACCACCGGCGTGTTCTGCATCGCCACCTGCCGGGCGCGCAAGCCCAAGCGCGAGAACGTGGTGTTCTACACCGGCTTCAAGGAAGCGCTCGATGCCGGCTACCGGCCGTGCAAGGTGTGCAAGCCGACCGAGAACGCGAATGCCGCGCCGCCCGACGTGGCCGAGGCTATCGCGTGGGTGCGCCAGCATCCCAAGGAGCGCCTGAGCGATGGGCGCCTCAGGGAACGCGGTGTCAGCCCGGAGCGCATCCGGCGCTGGTTCCAGCAGCACTACGGGATGAGCTTTCAGGCGTTTCAGCGCGCGCTGCGCATCAATACGGCGCTGGAAGAGCTGAAGACCGGTCGCCGCGCAACCGATGCCGCGCTCGACAGCGGCTACGATTCGCTCAGCGGCTTCGGCTATACCTGCAAGAAGCTGACCGGCGGCGCGCCGACGGCGGCCGCCCAGGTCATCCTCATTCACCGCTTTACCACGCCGTTGGGGCCGATGTTCGTCTGTGCGACTGAGCGCGGCGTCTGCCTGCTGGAATTCGTGGACCGCCGGATGCTGGAGACCGAGTTCGAGGATCTGCAAAGGCGCTTGCAAGCGCGCATCCTCGCCGGGGAAAACTCGCACACCCGCCAGGCCGAGCGTGAAATCGGCGAGTATTTCGCCGGCAAGCGCCAGCGATTCGAACTGGCGCTCGATACGCCCGGCAGCGGGTTCCAGCAGTCGGTGTGGCAAGCGCTCCAGGCCATTCCCTATGGCAGCACCGCGAGCTATTCCGAGCAGGCCGAGCGACTCGGCAAGCCGCAGACGGTGCGGGCAGTGGCCGGCGCCAACGGCGCCAACCGCGTGGCGATCGTCGTGCCCTGTCACCGGGTGGTCGGAAAGAACGGCGCGCTGACCGGCTACGGCGGCGGCCTGGCTCGCAAGCAATGGTTGCTGGAGCATGAGCGGCGGCATGCCTCCGGTGGCTAG
- a CDS encoding DUF4034 domain-containing protein, which yields MSSVSHDLIPPAPSKWFLFDIDALLRAGDYAALDAKLDAALAASLTSREEEARYADALPGDLRDCTAAGAEGLARLRAWQAANPRSAHAWLCEAHYWHHWAYEYRGSGWAESVTEASWACAHACATRTALAALRALLLSPTMWSAPALIFQSVASFGEPGWLTRLVKQRQWPVTELRDDLPLADVAARDALLGVLARSGLNPDEPVACPAEFPDALPGPVQGRKMRSDKWYWMDATLRLHPQLFFVLRKFIWYMLPRWGGTHEQILAFIGSDACAHLSDVEQDRLRHEIWRDEYLNDTADEDDDPDDVRHWMAETRARADAALHPYHRWEALHWLAVSHFMRSEYEPAYACLLEAEWHHPIDNNRAMAMAVNLTLGQDPNGNWLTRAIERASDARQCTAALILRGYGHRHGTFGFALDEARGEAWLDAARAHEPGSLAWNQVASALRFERRRCAEAFAIAELGLAAGGDSCEYLLALFHEDGIHVQPDLYRAAHYYRLTMESGGNMGAYMLADACYRLANASKDPDERKHLRIEAIEAARKADEMGHTDGLKDMLIYIGVLEDIPSRHRYMDELRRYADGGHPAAMAALSVILCDGRDKTFYNYRESVRWIMGAQAIAPDDEYVRNITRLYHEDGMLGKLLYKLHRKQIKAHEIPGSDNAMV from the coding sequence ATGTCCTCCGTCTCTCACGACCTGATCCCGCCAGCACCGTCGAAATGGTTCCTGTTCGACATCGATGCGTTGCTGCGCGCAGGCGACTATGCCGCGCTCGACGCGAAGCTGGATGCGGCGCTGGCCGCCAGCCTGACCAGTCGCGAGGAGGAGGCACGCTACGCCGACGCCCTGCCCGGCGACCTGCGCGACTGCACCGCGGCCGGCGCGGAAGGGCTTGCCCGCCTGCGCGCCTGGCAGGCCGCCAATCCGCGCTCGGCCCACGCGTGGCTGTGCGAAGCGCATTACTGGCACCACTGGGCCTACGAATACCGGGGCTCCGGCTGGGCGGAGTCGGTCACCGAGGCGAGCTGGGCCTGTGCCCATGCGTGCGCGACGCGCACCGCGTTGGCCGCGCTGCGGGCGTTGCTGCTGTCTCCGACGATGTGGAGCGCGCCCGCGCTGATCTTCCAGAGCGTGGCGTCGTTCGGCGAGCCCGGCTGGCTCACCCGGCTGGTGAAGCAGCGGCAGTGGCCCGTCACCGAGCTACGCGATGACCTGCCGCTGGCCGACGTGGCCGCACGCGACGCGTTGCTGGGCGTGCTGGCGCGCTCGGGCCTGAATCCGGACGAGCCGGTCGCCTGCCCGGCCGAGTTTCCCGACGCACTGCCCGGCCCGGTCCAGGGCAGGAAGATGCGCAGCGACAAGTGGTACTGGATGGACGCCACGCTGCGTCTCCATCCGCAACTGTTCTTCGTGCTGCGCAAGTTCATCTGGTACATGCTGCCGCGCTGGGGCGGCACGCACGAGCAGATCCTCGCGTTCATCGGTTCCGACGCCTGCGCGCACCTGAGCGACGTCGAACAAGACCGGCTGCGCCACGAAATCTGGCGCGACGAGTACCTGAACGACACCGCGGACGAGGACGACGATCCCGACGACGTGCGCCACTGGATGGCCGAGACGCGCGCCCGGGCGGACGCCGCGCTGCATCCGTATCACCGCTGGGAAGCCCTGCACTGGCTTGCGGTCAGCCACTTCATGCGCAGCGAATATGAGCCGGCTTACGCGTGCCTGCTGGAAGCCGAGTGGCACCATCCGATCGACAACAACCGCGCGATGGCGATGGCCGTGAACCTGACGCTGGGACAGGATCCGAATGGCAACTGGCTGACCCGGGCCATCGAGCGCGCGTCCGACGCGCGCCAATGTACGGCGGCCCTGATCCTGCGCGGCTACGGCCACCGCCACGGCACGTTCGGCTTTGCGCTGGACGAGGCGCGCGGCGAGGCCTGGCTGGACGCGGCGCGCGCGCACGAGCCCGGGTCGCTGGCCTGGAACCAGGTGGCGTCCGCGTTGCGCTTCGAGCGTCGACGCTGCGCCGAAGCGTTCGCGATCGCCGAGCTCGGGCTGGCCGCCGGCGGCGATTCCTGTGAATACCTGCTCGCGCTCTTCCACGAAGACGGCATCCATGTGCAGCCCGACCTGTACAGGGCCGCCCACTACTATCGCCTGACGATGGAAAGCGGCGGCAACATGGGGGCGTACATGCTCGCGGATGCCTGCTATCGCCTAGCAAATGCGAGCAAGGACCCCGACGAGCGCAAGCACCTGAGGATCGAGGCCATCGAGGCCGCGCGCAAGGCGGACGAGATGGGGCACACCGACGGCCTGAAGGACATGCTGATTTACATCGGCGTCCTCGAGGACATCCCGTCGCGCCACCGTTACATGGACGAGCTGCGCCGCTATGCGGACGGCGGCCATCCGGCGGCGATGGCCGCGCTGTCGGTGATCCTGTGCGACGGCCGCGACAAGACGTTCTACAACTACCGCGAGAGCGTGCGCTGGATCATGGGCGCCCAGGCGATCGCGCCGGACGACGAATACGTGCGCAACATCACGCGCCTGTATCACGAGGACGGCATGCTGGGCAAACTGCTGTACAAACTGCACCGCAAGCAGATCAAGGCGCACGAGATCCCCGGCAGCGACAACGCGATGGTCTGA
- a CDS encoding DUF1266 domain-containing protein has protein sequence MLKLLAWIVGLVLLWYVLRTYRIAARLVREVDAEQAAAPDQAVPARDSAAMRFARSQAEQAPPNRRRWALALADILLIRNGMRCDCDTLVYPLPDAQREQLARQLVRELDLPADLPEPQIAQRVQNVLAGWVGGVGRSHDGFYEQLAADGRVRDALAFDCARTAFLVRCLALLGWAPEPQAWLVLLLNAQRAQDSFDSWEDFGLAYARARQEWLRGSSQDGPASSRATQEVREHLRNPSGNWVTLPWKRYRIFDPQPVSS, from the coding sequence ATGCTGAAGCTGCTCGCCTGGATCGTCGGGCTGGTGCTGCTGTGGTACGTGCTGCGCACATACCGGATCGCGGCCCGCCTGGTGCGCGAGGTCGACGCTGAGCAGGCCGCCGCGCCGGACCAGGCCGTGCCGGCGCGGGACAGCGCCGCGATGCGCTTCGCCCGCAGCCAGGCCGAGCAGGCGCCGCCGAACCGCCGCCGCTGGGCGCTCGCGCTGGCCGACATCCTGCTGATCCGCAATGGCATGCGCTGCGATTGCGACACCCTCGTCTACCCACTGCCGGACGCGCAGCGCGAGCAGCTTGCCCGCCAGCTGGTGCGCGAACTGGATTTGCCGGCGGACCTGCCCGAGCCGCAGATCGCCCAGCGCGTGCAGAACGTGCTGGCCGGATGGGTCGGTGGCGTAGGCCGCTCGCATGACGGGTTCTACGAGCAACTGGCCGCCGACGGGCGCGTGCGCGACGCGCTCGCCTTCGATTGCGCCCGCACGGCCTTTCTCGTGCGCTGTCTCGCGCTGCTGGGCTGGGCGCCCGAGCCGCAGGCGTGGCTGGTGCTGCTGCTCAACGCCCAGCGCGCGCAGGACAGCTTCGACAGCTGGGAAGACTTCGGCCTCGCCTACGCCCGCGCCCGCCAGGAATGGCTGCGCGGCAGCAGCCAGGACGGCCCGGCCTCCTCGCGCGCCACGCAGGAAGTGCGCGAGCACCTGCGCAACCCGAGCGGCAACTGGGTCACGCTGCCCTGGAAGCGCTATCGCATCTTCGATCCCCAACCCGTTTCATCATGA